The window AAAAAATGCACCAAAACTGGAAATTAAAGCTGCTCATTCTGTGCCTGGCTTTGTGCCTGTCACTTTTAAGTTCTCCAACAGCTATTGCAGTAGATGGGTATGGTGATGTATTTGCCTTTGGGCATAATAGCAGCGGGACGCTAGGACTTGGCGATACAAAAGACAGGTTTACACCTTCAAAAATTGAAGGCGTGGGACCAATAGTTTCCTTTTCCGCTTCTGGATTAGGCAGGTTCTCCTTGATAGTAAACGATAAAGGTGAGGTTTATTCTTTCGGAAGCAATTTCTATGGCCAGCTTGGTCACGGAGATACCAAAGATAGAACTACACCTGCTAGAATCAAAGGTTTAGGAGCAGCAAAAGCTGTTTCAGCAGGCAGTGGTCATTCATTAGTATTACTGGATAATGGTGATGTCTATTCCTTTGGATTTAGAACACATGGCCAATTAGGGCATAATGCATCAACCCATACCACAAACAGCCCAATTCCAGCTAAAATCGAGGGTCTCGGACCGGTTCAGGCTGTTGCCGCTGGGCACTGGCACTCCCTGATGCTGCTGGAAAACGGTGATGTTTACTCCTCCGGACGCAATAGCAATGGCGAACTAGGACTAGGCCAAGGAGTAGGCACTGGCACCATTAATTTTCCTGTAAAAATCGAAGGGTTAGGGCTAATTAAGGCAATATCTGCTGGACAGTATCATTCGCTAGTGCTTACTAATACAGGCGAGGTCTATGCTTTTGGAGAAAATAAACAGGGCCAGTTAGGCCTGGGGGATACAAACAATAGGTTTACCCCAACTCGTATTACCGGAATAGGAAAAGCTGTGGCAATAGCTGCCGGGGGGTATCATTCCCTGGTAATACTGGAAAACGGTGATGTGCTGTCCTTTGGGCGTAACAATCACGGCCAGTTAGGTGTAAATGCCAACAGATATGACCCGACTGTAACTCCAACTAGAGTAGAAGGATTAGGCAAAGCACAAGCTGTGTCAGCTGGCCGGGAGCATTCCCTGGTGCTCTTAGAAAATGGTGATGTGTATGGTTTTGGACGAAATAACTGGGGTGAACTAGGCTGGAATCCGGCAGCCGGCAGACATCCAGCACCTGCATATAATCCTATTCCAAACAAGATTGCGGGTTTAGGAAGGGCCCAGGCCGTTTCAGCAGGCTACAACTACTCTTTAGTGCTTGTGGGTATTGAGAGAGAAATTTCAGTTAATATCAATAACAAAAGATTGCACACAGATGTTCCACCGGTGATTATCAACGGCAGAACAATGGTCCCCTTGAGGGCAATTTTTGAAGCCCTGGACATGGAGGTGGAATGGATTGCTGAAACCAGGACTATAGTAGGTACAAAAGGTTCAAGCAGGATTCAACTGACCGTGGACAGCATCCAGAGTACTATAAACGGCAGTAATGTTACACTGGATGTACCGGCCACTGTTATTGAAGGCAGAACCCTTGTGCCGGTAAGATTTATCGCTGAAAGTACCGGCCAACAAGTAGGATGGGATGCCAGAACCAGGACAGTCAATATAACTTCCGTTGAGCCGGGTGATTGGTTTCGAAATTAAACTACAGACCAAATAAATTTCCATCTATTTCACAAATCTTAGAAAATGATAAAAAGGAAAGGGGCCCCAGGTAAAGCTATCTGTTGGCCGCTTTCCTTTTTGATTTTTTAAAAAAACTTTAAGTTCATTTGACACTGTCTTTAAATCAGGATGCTATATTTAAACCAAGATTAAAATTATGGTGGGTAATACAATGAAAGATGTACGTGTAATTTTCCCCAAGCTAACAATTTTTATTAATGATATGATTTGCCCCAAAAATAATTCTGTCATAATACTTGACAATTTTCATGTGATTAACAACTTTGAAATCCATAACCTCCCAGCAAACCTTCATATATATTTGATAAGCAGTTCTATTTTAAAGGAATATGATATTTGGCTTTCTATCATTTCAGGAAACTTAGTAAAGGCTAAAGCTGAGTGCAGAGAATTAAAAAATTTCATTGCTAAAACAAATAGGGATATTATGTTTAAATCCAGCTCCCCTCTAGAAGATATTATATCTGAAATCAATATAGCCCAAGCTAAAATATCTGTTCTGGAAGGTGAAACTAATAGCCTTGAATGTTTTATCAGTTCCCTCGCTAAATTAAAAAAAGAAAGCTGCCTGGTAATAAATTTTTTTACCACAGGTATCACTGATCTAGCGCAAAGCCAGTATGGTATGGGTGGAAGGTTGAAGTCTGCAGCTAATTTTTATTTATCAAGATTGCCTGCTATAAAAGAAATAGAAAGTTTCCCTTCTTTTGAAGCAGTTTGCTCCCTGATATTAAGTGAGATATTTTATGAATTCAACAAGATAGATAGTGCCCAAGAATATGCGCAAACTGCCTTAAAAATAGATAACATAGATTTTAAATGGGATTACCTTGTTCCCATTTATTTTATACTTTGCAAGATCAAAATAATGCA of the Desulfitibacter alkalitolerans DSM 16504 genome contains:
- a CDS encoding stalk domain-containing protein; its protein translation is MRKKMHQNWKLKLLILCLALCLSLLSSPTAIAVDGYGDVFAFGHNSSGTLGLGDTKDRFTPSKIEGVGPIVSFSASGLGRFSLIVNDKGEVYSFGSNFYGQLGHGDTKDRTTPARIKGLGAAKAVSAGSGHSLVLLDNGDVYSFGFRTHGQLGHNASTHTTNSPIPAKIEGLGPVQAVAAGHWHSLMLLENGDVYSSGRNSNGELGLGQGVGTGTINFPVKIEGLGLIKAISAGQYHSLVLTNTGEVYAFGENKQGQLGLGDTNNRFTPTRITGIGKAVAIAAGGYHSLVILENGDVLSFGRNNHGQLGVNANRYDPTVTPTRVEGLGKAQAVSAGREHSLVLLENGDVYGFGRNNWGELGWNPAAGRHPAPAYNPIPNKIAGLGRAQAVSAGYNYSLVLVGIEREISVNINNKRLHTDVPPVIINGRTMVPLRAIFEALDMEVEWIAETRTIVGTKGSSRIQLTVDSIQSTINGSNVTLDVPATVIEGRTLVPVRFIAESTGQQVGWDARTRTVNITSVEPGDWFRN